tgaaacgagttatctcgaacatatcagatttaggaattctcttccccctcaatctccacccacaatcaggatccttgcaagtgatataccaaacttcagtacctgacttcttcaccacaaactcgaagttctgcttcattgcatacaagtgtgccttcgtcttcaactctaacttgttctcaaaaactttcccaacttctattactccacaactcaccccagataacgtggggataacataagaggggcatgggatatcttcagcagtatacgctggagaactccatctatttcCATCATCTTGTGTAGTTGGACGACTGCTCTCTGATCCAGCAGTCCTCCGTCCTTGGCTTTCTTGACGACTTGGCAATGGTCGTACATTTAAATTATCTACTTGAACCACATGTAGCATCGACAACTGATCCTCTGAGTTATCATCAGAACTACTGCACCCCTCaactctttcatcatcatcaccaaaaagggcaactggatcgtcattgacataaggcTCATACTCATACCCATCATCATGCGGGAGATTTGTTGAGGGAAAAAAAGTTTCATTATGACTAGGACCTCCCATGCATACACTTGGCCCAGTAGCTGTTTGTGGAATAGCCGTGCATGATTGATTATGATTTTCCATATTAACActcgctctaggagatggatcaataagagcaatgttctttgcaatcgaactaacgcataaaggaacccgatgttttaaggactttgaattttcaagaataagagcactaactccttcatcatctgtgatttcaatgggatctacactaaaatcattgcatgtaaacggcacttccaactttaagtcaaacaatgacctatccactttcaactttgaatacaacttctccaataattctatgtaaccaacatcaattggtacatgtattatagtgttcgaaccagctttgaaattccatttttctcctttctgttcccaaacaccgttgtaagaaacaattatattaactctggaacctgcaaatttacaaaaaaaaaacataagaaaattataaaaataaagtgtaatcTATGAAGAATCGATGGTAAATCGATGCCTATGAAAATCTGTATTGTAGTTCaaaatcgatgccacatcgatgacatttcgatgcatcatcgatgctgatggttgccaTTTCGATGCGATACCatttcgatgccacatcgatgccttaccgacgctgaaccaaataaacatatatggcatcgattcaacatcgataCCACCATCGATACATCATCGATACCAACATCGAAATTATATATTTGCCTCAGTAtcgatgtaatatcgatggtgtatcgaaatgccatcgatgccatatatgtttatttggttcagcgtcgatgttacatcgatgccacatcgatgctacatcgacgctgaaccaaataaacatatatggcatcgatggcatttcgatacaccatcgatattacatcgaTACTAACGTCGAAATTTGCCTCAGTATCGATATGGAATCGATGTAGAATCGATGTGGAatcgatgctgatggttgccCTATGTATGCGATTCAAtttcgatgtaatatcgatgccacatcgattcCATATCGAGTCCATATCGACgctgaaccaaatcaacatatatgacATCGATGCAACATCGATACaccatcgatattacatcgaaaA
This genomic interval from Humulus lupulus chromosome 8, drHumLupu1.1, whole genome shotgun sequence contains the following:
- the LOC133793556 gene encoding uncharacterized protein LOC133793556 codes for the protein MGSRVNIIVSYNGVWEQKGEKWNFKAGSNTIIHVPIDVGYIELLEKLYSKLKVDRSLFDLKLEVPFTCNDFSVDPIEITDDEGVSALILENSKSLKHRVPLCVSSIAKNIALIDPSPRASVNMENHNQSCTAIPQTATGPSVCMGGPSHNETFFPSTNLPHDDGYEYEPYVNDDPRDTGSILPEVTIVPVHASTEKSRDVDRFCH